In the Triticum aestivum cultivar Chinese Spring chromosome 2B, IWGSC CS RefSeq v2.1, whole genome shotgun sequence genome, taggaaggagggagggaggagggataggaaggatggagggaggagtGGGAGGAAGGAGGGAAGAggtggggaggaggggggagggaggaggagggaggtagGAGGAGCTACCTCAGTGGCGGTGACAGCGGGGAAGGGGGCGACGATAGCGGGATGGAGGAGGGAGCTAGGGAGGGAGGGACGACGGCGGCgggatggaggagggagagggcgacgACGGCAGCAGCGGGCGGCGGAGAATGAGTTGAGCGGAGAGAGGAGAGTGAGGGGCGGCCTGTTGGGGGAAGATAGGatggatttagcagtagcgcccttctgggtaacgtgctactgctaaacgccctagcagtagcgctgtctCATAAAACGCCCTACTGCTAAGTGTAagcatgcaaaaatacattggtcatcaatgatctttttgtgtacaatcagaattgtcaatatgagtcctcgccggtttaggaaccggagaagactcatattgcggccacaaattctgcACATAGAGTTCACTGAAGACCAAGCGGTTGTGATaatttgagaagtaacatatttaaaatGGTAAACACCCtattcgcggagcgaggtgggactaaacttaggtGCAAGGAGTGGActgaacttagcagtagcgagctttgtCAAAAGAGGCTACTGCCAAtatcaatagcagtagcgcggtatgGAATAAGGCAttactgctataactagcttggcggcgaggtcatggcaattatagtagtagcgttgTTTACtacagacgcgctactgctattttgctTTCAACAGCACGTTTTGGTTACACACGccgctgctaaatagcagtagcgccttattttaaagagcgctgctggtaagattctgtgtataaggttttccctagtagtgaatgggTTTTGCATTTGAAAAATTCTAACTTTTGTGCTTGTTAATAAGAAAAGGGATTGCTGGATTCATAAAGGTAAGAGTTTAGAAAGACCTACCGGTTGTGCCTTATTAAAAATAATGTCATTCAAGGTCTAATATGTCGTGTATCTTTTTGTTTTCGATGATTTTTAGCCTATTAACATCATCGCCATGAATTGCATTTTTTTTCATGTATGTATTATAAATTTTGTTTTCAaacattattatatatatataataacatcTAACACTTGTAATAAGGGTTCGAGTTTAGGGTAGCCGTTGGAGACGCGGATTTTGTTGTGCCCTATATTTTACTCCGAGCAAATTTTGCTGCCTTAAAGTAGggcagctgttggagatgctccAACAGACGAGATATTGCAACATGGGAGATCCCTTGTGTCAATCTCGAAAAAATCCCCCCTGCCCCCGCGCCGTCCCCCCTGCGGGCGGCTCGAGCAGCGGCGCCAGATCCCGCCGCGGGCgccctccccttcctcctcccccctcTGCCGTTGGCCGGGACCGCCAGGGCGAAGCCCctcgcggtggctggcggcgggggaTCTCTCCTCCATGTCTTGGTGCTGGTGGGCGCGGGGCTCCCTCCCTGGGCGGTGGCGTCGGGCGTGCATAGGgtccggcggcgaggcggctcctTCTACGGCCGGCGGCGCGCTGCGGTGCTGCGGCGGTGGATGGGGGCTTGGCCCGCGGCGGCTGTGCCCCGTGATGGTGACGGGGCCCGGCTTCGGTCCTCCGGTGGTGCTGCAGGTGATCTTCCTTCCCCATCGCGGGTGTGCGATGGTGTTCCTCGGGCAACGGTGGTTTCGGCGGCGGCGTTGTGCCGGATGGTGAGGAGGCGGCGGCACAGCCTCTTGGCTGTGGACTGGCGCGGCGACAGGTGGCGGCGCCCTTCTGGCCAGATCTGGCCCCTTTTGTgccccatctgggtctgggcgggCCTGGCCGGCGGCACCGACGGACGGAGGAGCGtctcgtgcggggggggggggggggggttgcgaaGACGGAGGCACGCGCACTGCAGCGCGGCAGAGCTTCACGAGCCCTATCTGGCTCGGCCGGGCCGTGGGCCAGGTGTGCTCTCCTTGTTGCGTCCGGTCGATGACCGCCATGGGCCGTGGAGGTCGTCCCCTCCCGTGTGGCTGCCGATTTTGCCGCTCATCGTTCCCGGTTGTCTCCTCTCGGCCTTGTCGGTTTCGCTTTGCCGCTTGGTCGTGTGTGACGGCTTCGACGGACGGAGGTGCGGCTCGTGCGGGGGGTTGCGAAGACGGTGGCGCGCTAACTGCAGCGTGGTGACGGGAGCTTCACGAGTCCTTTTTGGCTCGGCCGGGCCGTGGGCCTGGTGTGCTCCTTATTGCTGCGTCCGGCCGATGACCGCCAAGggcggtggaggttgtcccctcccgcGTGGCTGCTGATTTTTGCCGCTCCCTGTTCCCGGCTGTCCCCTCTCAGATCCGTCGGTCTCGCTTCTCTTTCCATGGTGAGACGGCAGTGGTGATCTAAAGACCGTGGtggcgcatgttggtgggcggCAAGATTGGTGGAGTGCGACGGAGCGGCCGGAGATGTGGATGTGTCGCGGATGGGAGAAATCCCTGTCGGCTTGgccggcaccgacgcggtgacgcccgCGGGCGCCACCGGTCCTTCCTGAAGGGCGCCGGGCTTACCTCTTCCACACGCCCctccgtgtaccgggggaaaccctaggaccagTCCGGGCAACAGCGTCGGCATCGTCACGttccttcctgaaggtgttgcttggtatgcggCGGTCCGAAGTGCTAGGAGCGTGGTGGAAATTCTCCGGCGGACGCAGCGGTTGCGGGTCATCATCGTTTTTGTCGACCCGACTCTGTTGTCAttagtttctttttctttctctgttATTTCTTTTGGGCTTGCTTGTGCTGTTTGCCCCAGCATCGGTCTATCAGTTGTATCGTGTGGTTGCTATATCTatatagcggggcgaaagcctatttttCGAGATATTGCAACATGCGAGATGTGTCTTCTTCCGTTCCGACATGGCTCTCTACCTCACCTTCCCCTGGTCATTCCCCTCACGCACAACCCATTGCTGCTCTCCGCTTGATGTACGGTCTCGTGGCTAAGTACCCGCCAATCCCCTAACCATGGCGGCGTCGAGCCGGCAGCCGTCAATCAACGAGTACCTGCACGAGACTCGTTTCAGCCCGTGCTACTACGTTGAGCTAGTCCTAAAAGACATAGAGAGAGGGGGGTGGGTTCGGGTTGAACAGTCATAAGGTAGACAGATTTTGGCACCAATGAACAAAGACTGACCGTGGCAGATGACTAGACGCCGCCATGGCCGGGCATGTGTGCACGGCTCGGCTACTCGCCTACTCAGCCTAGCTTAGTTGCTAGGCGGGCAGATGCAGGCTCTCCTTCATGGGCTCTTCTAGTGGATTAGGTGGCGGTCTGAACGGGAAGGCAACGTGTGGGTTTCCACGGGAAGAAATGGCCGGTGAGCCACGGTCTCGGGTCCCAACGAGAGAACACTCGGCAATATGGTCACGAGCACTCACATTCAGAAGCATCCTCTGTAACCGGATTTGAAATATTGcaagggagtacctagaactcatctaaataaaatattatttggtctcattcactttgaaaacaagaacagatACAACTCACGTCAGCATACACgtatcttatagcatcacatcaaatggctataaaaggtgaatgagaccaaattatatcccatctagatgagttctagcaaaactgataTTGTAAACGTTGCTCCATTCTTAGGGCATCTCTTTACCCCCAAAAAACACAGACATATGTTTGACCGGACACATTTGTTCACTTTCGCAATCCAATGAGGACCTGTATCAGTCCGCGAAACTATCCAGACGTCCAAATTCCGGTATTTTGAGGAAAACATGGAGAGCTTTGCCGGAGTCCGGACATGTAATTGACCAATCACATGTATGgtccctctcttctctctcttcttccCATCCGCTCATGCATGGTttccctcttctctctctcctcccaaccAATATATATTTCACCACATGCATAGTCTCCACCTATCTTTTATCCTCCCAGACGGATACTTTGCAAAGCGTTGAATTACTCTCTCCCGTATACAAGAGGAATTTGcaggtcggcgttggagatgcccttaatgaATCAATACGCTAAGCTCTTGCGTATCCAAAAGCAGCACAGGAGCTACAAGAGCCATGGTGCCGTGTGTTCATAGTCCAAAAACATCGGTCATGTTTCATCGAACGCAGGCCTAACTTTTGGCACCGGTTTTCCACGAGTATTCTAATCCGATTCTTCACCGAATTCACGACCCAAATCATCTGGCGAAACCACAGCCAAGCAGCCAGCAGGATTAGTTAAGAAAATACAATAGTATAGTAGTAGGATGATAATCGTaggctattattttcttgcatggaGAGACCAAAACATGGACGTAATTTGGAACATTATTCAGCAGCGAGATCACTGTGTCGATCAGCACTCCAAGGAAGGAACCGAGGAAGGTGCCTACTCCAAAATTAAGGATCTACTCCAAAATTACAGGTGCTACACTACACGGAGTGACCTCATAACACATTTTCTATGCTGCAGCCTGCCACTTGTTGAGAGTGATCACTTTATTCCTCCTTGTTACCTTGCCTTGCGACATGCATTCCCATCATGTGTGAAGTGCAGCGTGCAGAATATATCTAGTCTTACGCACGACTTTTTCTAAAGAGTATATCCGACATACACAAAGGGTTCAGTACTAGTGGCCACGACATGAGAGCAGCAGAATGGAAGGAAAATTCGCAGCTTCCGCGGCACCTCTCGTGCGTGCTCTGTCAATCTGTCATGGGCTACGACTACTGAATGGTTGTGTTCTCTATATATACCTGGCCAACGAAAGAGTACACGAACATAGATTCTGCGTTCTGACTTCTGTCCACTACATCCATCACAGCCACCAGTAGTCGATCCTAGGTAACCAGCTAGCAGAGCTTGTATCGAGGAAATCGATCTGATGGGGAGGTCTCCGTGCTGCAGCCACGACGCCGGCGTGAAGAAAGGGCCGTGGACGGAGGAGGAGGACAAAACTTTGGTGGAGCACATCCAGAAGCGCGGCGGGAACGTCGGCAGATGGCGCGGCCTTCCCAAAGCCGCCGGGCTGAACCGCTGCGGCAAGAGTTGCCGCCTCCGGTGGACCAACTACCTCCGCCCCGACATCAAGCGCGGCAACTTCACCGACGACGAGGAGCGCCTCATCATCACCCTCCACGCCGGCCTCGGCAACAAGTACGTAGTTCACGTCAAGTCCAACTACTCCACACACACAGAGCTTAGCCGCCATTCCCCATGCATGGACTGTCAATTTCCTCGTGGACCTTTTGCCATAGTCTTTGAGTTTGACACTGACATGGATAAATTTCTGTTGGGCATTATTAGGTGGTCGACGATCGCGACGCACCTGGAGGGCCGGACGGACAACGAGATCAAAAACTACTGGAACACGCATATCCGCAAGAAGCTCCTGCGCATGGGCGTCGACCCAGTGACGCACCAGCAGCTGCCGTGCGACCAGACCAACCAACACGTCAACGgtgccgccgccgcgctcctctgggcggcggcggccgcgagccTTGGAGGCCTGAGCACTGGCGCCCTCATGCAGGCGCAGCTTCTGCAGCAGCTGTTCCAGGCCATCGGCTCTAACAACAGCACCACCGGCCTCATAGCCAACCTGGCTGCAGCAAACACAGTGCTCAAGTCAAGCAGCAGCATCGTTCCGAACCAGATGAACTACCTGCAGCCGAGTTACCTCTGCAACACCTCCAATTTTGTAGAGCAGCACGTGGTGCAGCAGCAGCTGACCAATGATACATCTCCGGGAACGAGCTCCTTTGCAGCAGCTGAACCGGCTGATCAGCTCTGCAACACTGCCGCTTCATATGATCTTGCACCCGCGGGTGACTGGTCCCCAGCACGGGAGTTTGCCGGCTTGCtggagcccatgatggagctgcccGGGCTGTGCTCTCTCGAGGGTGACTCTTTCTGGAAGGACACACTGGAAGAAAGCTACCGTTTATAGATGTCTTGTGTATGACAATTTTGTATAGTGTTAGATCCATCATACCGGTGTACTACACCATGCGTTGATTTGTTTGTGTGTTCATTGTGGTTCTTTCAATAGATCTTTTCGGTGAAGTTGAAGGTTATCAATTGCTGATTTGATGTGGCTCGTGCTACCATTTCCTTATCAGTTAACATGTTGCCACTCAGCACGAACGCGAGGACCATTTAAGTAAAATGAGATTCTAGATAACTAAAACACTTTGGTCGCAATAACGGTGGCGTTTATTAGATATAATTTGGTTACACTTTTTTTGTTACAGTTGGGCCTTAGCAATGGATACTGCAATGGAATGTTATACTGGTTTACTCACAGC is a window encoding:
- the LOC123041999 gene encoding transcription factor MYB93-like encodes the protein MGRSPCCSHDAGVKKGPWTEEEDKTLVEHIQKRGGNVGRWRGLPKAAGLNRCGKSCRLRWTNYLRPDIKRGNFTDDEERLIITLHAGLGNKWSTIATHLEGRTDNEIKNYWNTHIRKKLLRMGVDPVTHQQLPCDQTNQHVNGAAAALLWAAAAASLGGLSTGALMQAQLLQQLFQAIGSNNSTTGLIANLAAANTVLKSSSSIVPNQMNYLQPSYLCNTSNFVEQHVVQQQLTNDTSPGTSSFAAAEPADQLCNTAASYDLAPAGDWSPAREFAGLLEPMMELPGLCSLEGDSFWKDTLEESYRL